A region of the Chlamydiota bacterium genome:
GGTGGCGCGGCTCTACGCGTCCGGGGAGGTCGGCCGGGTCACCGCAAAGGCGGAGCTCGAGGAGGCGATCGGCGGGCAGCTCGGGAAGGCGGTCGGGCTGATCAGGCTCGCCGTCGTCATCGGATCGATCGTCGCGCTCGCCGTCGTGGTCAACACGATGTCGATGCACCTGCTCGAGCGGGAGGTTGAATTCGCCGCGCTCATCGCGCTCGGGTACGGCCGTTTGCCGATCTCCCGGATGGTGCTAGCGGAGGTGGTCGCGATGGGGTTCGCCGCCCTTCTCATCGCGGTCCCGGTCGCGTTGGGGGTCGCCCGGTGCCTGAACGCGGCGCTGAGCCGCGTCTGGTTCCGCATCGACACCTTCGTCGGGATGGAGGAGTTCGCGGCGGCGCTCCTGATCCCGTTTCTGCTGCTCCCGCTCGGGGCGGCGCCCGCGCTGCGGCGCATCTTCGGGCTGGATGTCGCGCAGGCGGTCAGGAGACACGCGATCGAGTAGCCGCGGCCGGCGCTGCCCGGACGAAAAGAAGGCCGGGACAGTTCTCCCGGCCTTCTGTTCCGTATCCGCGTTCCGGTCAGCTCTTCCGATCCCCCGCGGGGCATTCCTCCTTCTTCTCCTTCCAGACCTCGATCGAGTAGCAGGTGAACTCCGCGGGTCCGGTCCAGTCTCCCTCGACCTCCATCTTCCTCCCGACCGGCAGCTTCTCGAGGGTCGTCTCGTCCCCGTTCTCGTCCTCGAACGTGCAATCCGCGGGGATTTTTACGGTGATGCCGGAGATGGAGAGCGTGCGCGCCCGCACATCCACCGCGTCGACCTTCGCCTGGATCTCGTAGTGCCGGAAATACTTGGCCACGAGCTGCGTCGCCGTGAACTCGCGAGGGCCGGTGAACGTGCCCGTCGCCTCGACGCCCCAGCCGACCCTCAGCCGCGACAGGCGGGAGGGGAAGATCAGGTCCCACAGTTTCGCGTCTTTGGTGATCACCGTGACGCCGGATATCTCGAGCGTCCCCTTCTCCGCGTCGATCGCGGTGATCTTCCCGTCGATCCGCGCGCCCGCGTACGCCGCCGTCGCGAGGAGAAGCATCGCGAGGCAGATGCCGCACCGCTTCGTCATCGCATCCTCCTTTTCCGCGGCGATTTCAAACGCCGCTTCTCGCGGCCGCGTTATGCCGGAGGGGCCGCGGGCCCCGTGTATTCCAACGGCGGCGAAACCCCCGCCGCCGCATACGCAACGCTAGCAAAGCGGCCGGGGGATATGCAAACGCATTCTGCGCGGGGAGGAGCACGCGCCGCGGCTGTCCCTCGCGCATACCCTGCCGGTCGTCCGCGATTCGACCGGGCGCTTCCCCGTCGGTGAGTTTCGAAACCGACGCCGGTCGCGCGGCAACGCGGCGCGTGCCGTCCGGGCCTCCGAGGCCATCGTGCGCCGGCCGGGAGCGCCCCCGCGCAGTAGCATCGGGCCGTCGCCGATCTCCCGGACTCGGGGGAATCTGGTACAATGTAAAAGAAGCGGCTCCGGTTCAGGCGCACGACAGAGGGCGTGGAGTTCCCATCGCGTGCGGCAACCGCGCGCGTGCCTCGCGTCGGCGGTTGCGGGGAGGAGCGGATGCAGAAGATGAACGTCAAGGCGGCGGCGATCGCGGCGGGTCTCACGTGGGCGTTCTACATCGTCTGCGCCGGGTGGGCCGCGGCTGCCGGATGGGGCGGCCGGATCGTGGATCTGTTCGGCTCCTGCTATATCGGATACGGGCCGACGATCCTGGGCGGCGTGTTCGGGGGGATCTGGGCGTTCTTCGACGGTCTTGTCGCGGGACTGATCTTCTCCCTGATCTACAACCGGGTGGGCGCCGCTCGCTGAGCCGCGGACGTCGCGGGTCCGCCCGCCGTTCGCGATGCGTCAGGCGCTGCGCGGGGCTTCGGATGCGGCGCTGTCTCGCGCGGGAGGAGCTGCTCCGATATATCCGGGAGACGTTCCCCGACGCCCTTCCCCGTGCTCGAATCGAGCGGAAGAGGGGCGGCGGTGCGAGGCGGCCGCCGGCGCGCTGAACGGCGCGGGCGGCGTCGGCTCGTTGGGCGGCAGTGGCGGGAGGGGGTCCGCGGGACGATGCGGCAGAAGAAAACGTGCATCTGTTTCGACTTCGATGGGACGATCGCGGACAGCTACCACCTGTTCCTCGAGAAGACCCGGCACGTGGCGCAGGAGCTCGGCTACCGGCCGATCTCCGACGCGCAGGCCGAGCATCTCCGGGGCCAGCACGTGCGCGACATCGTCGCGCAGTTCAGGATCCCGTACTACAGGGTGCCGTGGCTGGTGCTGCGCCTCAGGGCGGAGATGCGCGAGGGGATGGGGCGGGTGGCGCCGGTGGAGGGGATGCCCGGGGTGATCGCCGCGCTCAGGGGGCGGGGGTACATGCTCGGCATCGTCTCCTCCAACTGCGAGAGGATCGTGAAGGATTTCCTGGACAGGCACCGGATCCAGGTATTCGACTTCCTGGCCTGCAACTCGAACATCTTCGGCAAGGTGAGGACGCTGAGGTGGGTGCTCTGGAGGAAGCAGTTGCAGCCGGCGGAGACCGTGTACATCGGCGACGAACTGAGGGATGTCGAGGCGTCCAGGCATATCGGGATCCGTTTCGGCGCCGTCTCGTGGGGGTACAACACGCTCGAGAGCCTGAAACGACACTCCCCCGACTATGTGTTCGAGACGCCCGGGGAGATCCTCGAAGCCTTTCCCTGAACGGCCCCAGGGTGGCGCCTCGACCGTGCCCCGTTGCTCCCTGCCCGTTGAACGATCCAGCCGCGATGCCCCTCTTCGCACCAACGCGCCGCCTGAAATTCGCCTGCCATGTGGACAGCGCTATGGATCGGTGATACACTCGTCATTTTAATACCTTTTGCCACGTTGCCAGCGCAGAGGAAGGGGGGAATGATGCGGAGAGCGGCGATCCTGTCGGGCGCGGCGGTTAGTACCTTCCTTCTGGTCTTTGCCTTCGCCTGCGAGGCGCGGGCGGCGGAGGCGGGAACCAAGGTGCTCGTGCCGGCGGACGGACCCGCCGCCCTGGAAGCGGCGCGCCAGGGGTGGACGTGCATCGCGAGGCGGGGGGCGTACGATGTGTATCTCGTGCCCCCGGCGCGCCTGAACGCCTTCTCCTCCATCGAGGGCGTCCAGGCGAGGCCCGACTTCGACCAGATCCTCCTGCATCGCGGGCCGATCGACACCAAGAGCGCGGCGCCCGCCGCCGCATCCCCGCCTTCGGCGGGAGGGCGTTTGATGCTGGTGCAGTTCTCCGCGCCGCCGACCGACGCCGATCTCGAGCTTCTGGCGGGACAGGGGGCGCGCGTCGTCCAGTACATCCCCGAGAACGCCTACCTGGTCTGGGGAGACGACGCGGCCGGTGTCGCGCTGCGAAACGCGGCGGGCACCGGAGGCGCGGTCCAGTTCCTCGGCGACTACCATCCGCACTACGCCCTCTCCCCGCGTCTCGACGCGGCGTCGCGGGATGATGCCCCGGTCGCGGTGACCGTCCAGTTCTTCAACTACGGCCCGGGCGCCCTCGCCGACGCCGAACGGCTCGCCGCGGCGGCGGCGGAGCTGATCTCGCCGCCCCGCGAGGCCCTCGGCGGGAGGTACCTCAACGTCCGCCTCGCCGTGCCCGGCGCCCAGCTCCCCGGGATCGCGGGGCTTCCCGGCGTGGTGTGGGTTGAGCCGTACGTCGCCCCGACCCTCTCGTGCGAGCGCCAGGACCAGATCGTCGCCGGGAACCTCAACGCCGGCCTGACGCAGCCGT
Encoded here:
- a CDS encoding bacteriophage holin — translated: MQKMNVKAAAIAAGLTWAFYIVCAGWAAAAGWGGRIVDLFGSCYIGYGPTILGGVFGGIWAFFDGLVAGLIFSLIYNRVGAAR
- a CDS encoding HAD-IA family hydrolase, producing MRQKKTCICFDFDGTIADSYHLFLEKTRHVAQELGYRPISDAQAEHLRGQHVRDIVAQFRIPYYRVPWLVLRLRAEMREGMGRVAPVEGMPGVIAALRGRGYMLGIVSSNCERIVKDFLDRHRIQVFDFLACNSNIFGKVRTLRWVLWRKQLQPAETVYIGDELRDVEASRHIGIRFGAVSWGYNTLESLKRHSPDYVFETPGEILEAFP